The Acidithiobacillus ferrooxidans ATCC 23270 genomic interval CTCTGGTGGAAAACCCAGTCGCCAGAACGCAAGCAAAAAATCAAATTCGCCGGCTTGGCTGCCGGGGTGATCGGTGCGGTAGTGATCGGCACCAACCTGTCCGGTTTCCACCATCACCAAGACGAAGAGGCAGCATTAAAAAAAGCGGAGGAGGTTTCCAGTAATAAGCTGACGGTGCCCCGCGCTCAGAACATTACGCCGCAATCCTTGCAGGCGCAGATCGCCTCGACTCAAAAACAGCTCAAGTCTCTGACCAAGATCATCGCCGAAGAAAACGGCGTGAAAAGCAGTCAGATGAAGGACCTGAAAGGGCAGATGAGCCAGGAAGTGCTCAAGGAAATTCAGGAGAATGAGAAGAAACACGCCCTGCAGTTGCAGAACCCGGCTACGCAAAAACAGATCGCGGCGCTGACGCAGGAGATCAAAACCCTGAAGGCGGAGAAGCAGCAGCCGGTGTACAATCAGGTAGCACCTGGCGTGGCCCCGGCGCCCTCCATGCCGGTCAACACCTGGTCGCCGGCGCAGCCCATTGAGATCCTGGGGGAAGGCGGGGTGGCATCATCCCCGTCTACCAATGGTATTGCGCCGCCAACGGCCCCGGCAATACCAGGGACACCTGGCGCGCACGGCGTCCCAACCGCGCCCGCCATCGCCGGACGGCGCCCGACGGTCAGCTATCACCAGCCGAAGACCCTGAAGCAGTTGGGGGGCACGGTGAAGGTCAGCAATAAAAAGACGGGCATCTATCTGCCGGCCTCCACCATCCTAACGGGCGTGCTGATCAACGGCGTTATTGCGGGTACCGGGCCGGATTCGAAGCACAATCCGCAGATCGTGGACATTCGTATCAAGAAAAAGGCCATCCTGCCCAACGGCCTGCGCATCAATCTGGAAAACTGCGAAGTGCTGGCGAGCGGATACGGAAGCATGAACGAGCGACGGGTGTTCATGCGCACCGACACGTTGAGCTGCGTGAACCGTCGCACTGGGAACGTCATTTCGGCGCCAATTCACGCGTATGTCGTGAGTAGCGGCGGGCATGGCGGTGTTCCTGGCAAGGTGATCTCCCATCAGGGTCCGGCCATGCTGAAGTCCTTCCTGTCGGGTATTTTCTCTGGGCTGGGTAATGCGATCCAACCTAATCAAGTGGATAGCTTGAGTCTGAATCCACAATCCGGATCGGCGCAAAGCTATCAGATGCCTTCCCTGGGTTATATGGGCGGCAGCGCACTGGCTGGTGGCATATCGACACCGGCGGGAGAAATCTCCAAGTTTTATCTGCATGAGGCCGAATCGGAACTGCCGACTATTGAGGTGAACCCTGGCGTATCCGTTTCCATGATCATCGAGACCGGCGTGCGGGTGCATGTGCATGGCGAAACGAAGGGCCAACTGGCGGAAGCCCAGTACCAGTCGGCGTCCAGCATCAGCAACAGCCCGCAGGGCGGGCCCGCGCTAACCCCTGGCGAGAGCATGCAGAGCCCGTACGGCATGCAGAGCCCGTACGCCGGTAATGGACAATCCAGCGCCGTGCGGGATGCCTTTCCAAATCAGACCGCTGCCGCCCGGCAATCCTACGCCATTCAACCAGGAGAACAACAGCCGTGAAGATCCGTTTTGCATTGGCCAGTGCCATCATCGCTCTCGGCGGATGCGCGACGTCGCATCCCTGTATTCATGGGAAAGGCGGGGTATGCGTAGGCCCACGGGAAACCTGGGGCATCACCCGGCATCGGGATCAGGTGAATCCCGACAAGCGCACGTTGAAGGCGCAGAATGAGGCCCGCAAATTGTTGCACACCTCACCCAGCGCGCGTGACCAGCTTCCCAACATCCACCCGCAGACCGCCCCGTCACAGCAAACGCTTGACGGTGGTAAAGCTGCTCAATATACTACAGGAAATCAGCCTTTACAGGCTCCGACCGGATATCCGAAACCGTTGCTCACGCAACCCCGGGTGCTCAGGGTCTGGGTCGCACCTTACCGTGGTCCGGAAGGCAATCTGCATTTTCCGGGCATGGTTTACTCCATTATTCAGCCACAAAGTTGGACCTTGGGACATGGTTCGTCCCATGTGCCAATCCCGGTCGCTGATTATTGAGAGTCCTCAGCTTGCACATTATTCAGGAGGTTCCCATGCAGGCAGTTGCGACGTTCCCTGGTGTATCGCTGTACAATCGTGCCGTATCTAAACTGGATCGGATGTTCTCCAGCAAACGGGCTTTGATGGCCGCTGCCCTGATGACGATGGCGTTTTTCATCGCGCTGATGGAAGCCCATGCCGGTACGGGCGGCGTATCCTTCACCACCATTGCCACGCGTGTGGAAGGATGGGCGCAAGGGCAGTTGGGTCTGGCCATCGTTGCCGGTGGTCTGATCTTCGGTGTGGCCTCGATGGTGTTCACAGGTAAGGGCACCATTCTGGCGGTGATCGTCGGCGGCGCCGTGGCGCTGTACTACGGCATCCCGGTGTTGATCAGCATCTTCGCTGCCAACGGTGGTTTGGCCATCGCTCATACCCTGATTCTCGGGGCGGCAGCGTAAGCACCAGAGCTAAGTCCACCACGGCTTGTGCCGTGGTGGACCACATCAGGCACATCCAGATTCAGGAGGTTTTCATGCAAGCAGTTGCGACGTTCCCTGGTGTATCGCTGTACAATCGTGCCGTATCCAAACTGGATCGGATGTTCTCCAGCAAGCGGGTCATCATGGCCGCTGCGCTGTTCACTGTGGCTCTGTTGGCGGCCCTGATCGAAGCCCATGCGGGCGCCGGCGGCGTGTCCTTCACCAATATTGCCAAGCGCATAGAAGGATGGGCGCAGGGGCAGTTGGGTCTGGCCATCGTTGCCGGTGGTCTGATCTTCGGTGTGGCCTCGATGGTGTTCACGGGTAAGGGCACCATTCTGGCGGTGATCGTCGGCGGCGCCGTGGCGCTGTACTACGGCATCCCGGTGCTGATCACCATTTTCGCGGCCAACGGTGGTTTGGCCATAGCTCATACCCTGATTCTCGGGGCGGCGGGGGCTTAACCCATATCCCATTCGGGATGGCAAAGGGCCACGGAATTTTTCCGTGGCTTTTTGTTTGCCTCCTGGACAATAAGCTAGTATATTTATTACTGTTAACGAAATAGGCGAGGAGAAACGATCTTGAAACTGCGTAAAACCATTCTGGCCGGATTGCTGGCCGCAGGAGTCTCGGGGGCGGCCATAGCCGGCGTGCCCAATGTCGGTAAGGATTTCCAGCCTGGAGCGGAGGCGATTGTTGCCATGAGTCATGGGCATGCCCAGATCCTCAAGGCGTTTCATACCGGGGTGGCGGACATGGATGGATATGCCGTGCAGTTGGCGCCTGGGCACGCGATGATCATGTACGCGAGCGCGGACGGCAAATACCTGTTCATGGGCGGAATGTTCAACCGGAAAGGCACGAACGAGTCCATGAAGTACGCCCATGAATACCTCCCCAGCGCGGATCTGCCGAAAGTATTCACGCCGGCGGCGATGGGCACGGCGATCCAGAAAACGGCGCATTTCCTGATTGGAAAGCCCAGCGCGCCCAAAACCGTCTGGATGGTCATGGATCCCAATTGCGTGTTCTGCCATCTGACCTATGAGCATCTGCTGCCTTACCTGAAAAAAGGCGCTGTACGGATTGAGCTGGTGCCGGTGGGCTTCCTGAAGCCCAGCAGCTTGCCCAAGGCGGCGACCATCCTGGCCTCGAAAGACCCGGCAAAGGCCTGGGCATACGACGAGACGCATTACATCATGCCGCCGACCGAAGAGGGCGGAACGGTGCCGTTGAAGCATATTCCCCAGTCCGATATCCGGACGATCCAGGCGAACAACACCTGGATGAACCAGCACGGGATTGGTGGTACACCTTATCTGATCTACCGGGGCCCCAAACACCAGTGGCATGTGGTGAACGGCATGCCGTCCGATATGTCAAGTTTTGTGGCGGGGATGGGTTAAAAACTGCGCTTTTCATTGTTTAGGCGGCTTGAAAATCAAGAGGAGTTTCATTATGTGCGGTGTGTTGATCAATATCAGTGGCAAAACCAATTCAGGCAAAACCACACTGGCGCTCACTATAGCAAAGAATGCCGCTCGCTCAGGGCTTTTGCTGACAATCTTTGACGATGCTGACCGCGTTGGAGAAACGCTAAACCCATTGGTCGAAAGGCTGCTTGAACAAGGCACGCATGTTGTGACCATTACGCATGGTGCCAGTGATCAGCCTGTTGTTTCCATTGCAGGACAGCCGGGTGATTTCTTGATGCGCGCGTTATTTGGAGATGCGTTGGCACCTGGTAATAGGGTTAAGTTTTCAGGTGAAAAGGCTGTATACACCCAGATGAACACAACATTTAGCGCAGCACTGTTGGATGCCATACAGACCGGAAAATCGTATACCAATCCGATTCTTGAACAAAAAATTCTGGAAATTCAGGAAATTGAGCGAGTTGTTTACAGCAGGATTCTGGAAGCGGCGCGGATGGGTGAAGTCAAACTGATCGTGAATACATTGCTCTCTAGCCAGGAATTGACATTACTTTTTTCAACGGGTGAGCATGCTTCCGTTAAAATCACCGATGCACAACATGCCGATATCATAGGGGACACTGATGGTCTCGGTTTGATGTCGTTGGTGAGACAACGCCTGGAGATGGCCGGTCTGAATGTCAAGACTCTGGAAAAGAAGGGATCTCTGCGGGTGTCCTGGGAGGGTTTCGAGAAAAGACAAATGAATGATCCCTATCTTGCGTTTGCGCGGGATCTCCACGAATTGCTGCTAAAGCATTCCGGTATTGTTAACCGGGATGCAGCCCGATCCGACGGTGTGCAGATTGCGGTAACGCCGGAAGTTGCCGAGATGCTATGTCATTATGATGGTGCATCCGGCTATCTTAATAATCTTCGGCGTTTTGACAGCAATCAGCGCACTTGAGGCGCAGCGTGGCGCAACGCAAGGTGGACGAGCAGAAGCGGGCGGATCCGCAGAGACGCTTGTTGGCCGGCGGTTGATCATGTTTTTGCGGTGCGGTTATTGGCTTGGGTATCCCGGGCCTTTTTTTGTTGCTTGTTTGCTAGTATATTTAACCGATCAATAAGAGGGCCTGCGCTTTGGAAGTCAACCGCTTCATCTCCACCAGCGATCACGATCAGGATGTCGTGGATTTTCTGAATGCCGTCTACGACAAAGCCGCTGAAAAAGGCTGGTCCGACCTGCATTTCGAGACACTGTTGAACGGCGATATCGAGGTGCGCGCGCGCATATTGGGGCAACTCAGCATCATCGAGACGTTGCCGAAACACATGGCGCACACCCTCGACATCAAGATGCGCTACCGCTGCGATCTGGACGTGGCGGACAATCGCCTGGAGCAGGACGGGCGCTTCATGGAGGAGTGCCATGGTCGCCGGATCGACGTGCGCTACAACCGCGTCACGACCACCAACGGTTTTTCCAAGGTCACCCGATTGCTGGACTCCGCGAATGCCGGGATACCCATTGAAGACCTGAATATGCCGCCTGCTGTAGAGCAGATGTTCCGTGCTGCGTTGGCGTTGCGGGAGGGCTTGATTCTCACCACGGGGCCCACGGGTTCCGGCAAAACGACCACTCTCTATGCCGGCCTGGGCCACTTAAACCAGCCGACACGGAAAATTATCACGGCGGAAGATCCGGTGGAGTACCGCATGGAGCGGGTGCAGCAGATCCCGGTAGGGCAGGGGACTGGGCGCACTTTTCATACGGCCTTGCGGGCCATGATGCGGCAGGACCCGGACATTATTCTAGTCGGCGAGATCCGCGATCAGGAAACGGCGGTGGCAGCGATGCGGGCCGGTATGACCGGACACCTGGTGCTTTCCACCCTGCATGCCAATAGCGCGGTGGACACCTATTTCCGGCTGGAGGATTTGGGGGTGCCCCGGCATATCCTCGCGGCATCCGTCAAAATCATCATCGCCCAGCGCATCATCAAGATCGTTTGCCCGCATTGCGCCGAAGAACATCCCGTGGAATTCCCGGAGTTTTTCACGTCCTGGGGCATGGAGCCGCCGGAAGCGGAGATGGTCGGCGCCGGGTGCGAGGCATGTTCCGGCGTTGGCTATATCAGCCGCATGGCCTTGTTCGAGTGCATCCGCATGACGAAGGAATTCCGGGACGCGCTGGGCGATCGTGAGGCCATGCAGCGGGTGGCGGATCGTCAGCCGCAATACCAGCCATTGGCGAAGACGGCGCTGGATCTGGTGCTGCAGAAGAAAACCAACTCCCGTGCGTTGGTGGAGGGATTGTCGGATGCGGAGTAAGCGATTGGTGGGCATGTTGTCGGCAGGACTGGTCCTGTTTTCAGGGCTGCTCCCGGCAGGGCTGCTCCCGGCAGGGCTGCTCCCGGCAAGGATGGCGTTCGCGGATGGTCTGCCTGGCATGGGAATAGGGTCTGCGGGATTGGCCGGGTTGCCTGGCACATCCCAGCCGGGTGCAGGCATGCCTGGATTCAAGCCCTATCAGACCGTGCATCTGGGCGCCCATCTTGACCATTCGGTTATCGAGGTGATGGCGTACGAGTGCCCTTATTGCATGCGTCTGGAAACGGCCATGCTGCGCTGGTCGGCCACGTTGCCCAGGGCCATCCGGTTTGACCAGATGCCGGCGGCGATCGGCAAACGGTGGGTACCCATGGCGCAGGGTTTTTACGCGGCGGCGGTCATCGATCCGAAGGCCATCCCTCGCTTCAACGCAGCGGCCTTTTCTCTGGTGCAAAAGCAGGGCTATGCGTTCCAGGATCCGCGCACCTATGCGCTGGCGGCGGAAGAAGCGGGCATTCCGCCCTCCCTGTACCGGGAAATGCTGGGGTACAAGGGGGTTCGCCAACTGGTGTACAACGACGAGAAGATCATGTTGAAGACCCAGATCGTCAAGACGCCGACGTTGATCATTTGCGGACGTTATCTGATCAATCCGGGCGACACCCAGGGTAATTACAGCCTGTTTTTCCAGTTGGCCAACGGGCTGGTGTCCCGTTGCGAAAGTCTCGACAAACTCAAGGAACCCTCCGAATGAGCATAGTGCGCGATCAGTTGTTCCGTGTGATCCACAGGGCGCGGCCCCGGGATTTCTTCCCGTGGTTGGCGGTGGACGAAAAGAAAAAGCTGATCTTCATGGAGCGGGGGTATGTCGGCGCGATCCTGATGTGCAATACGCTGTACGGAGCGGACGAATCCGTCGTGCAGGAGTTGTCCTCCGCACTCTCCATCGACTTCCCGGCCGGGACGATCATTCAGGCGGTCAACTGGAACGTGCCGGACTCGATGGACATTTTGGAGCGGTTCCTGGATCGCCGGCGCGGCAACTCCGATGACAAAGGCCTGTCCGACCAACAAAAAACCCTCATCAACGGTACCGCAGAGAACATTCATCGGTATTTCGAGGCGGCGCAGAACCGGAATCGGGTTTTTCAGGATTCCGGCGTTCCATTGACGAAAAATTTGGTGTTTTTCGCCATCAAGATTCCCGTCGCGGAGTTTCCCACGGACGACGAGATCGACATGGTAGATGAGAAAATTGGGTCTTTCGCCTCCACCATCAACATGATGTCCCCATACCGGGTGGATCACCATATCGCCCTGTCGCTTTGGCGACGCATGTTGCATCTGCGTCATGAGTGGGAAGAGGAGTTTGATGAAAACGCCTTGCTCCGGGACCAGATCACAGGGCCCGGGGACGCCATCGAAGATCACGAATCCTATTTGAGCGTGGATCACGGCGATGGGGAGAAAGACTATATTTCGGTACTTTCCATCAAGGAATTCTCGCGTCCGATCAATATGCTGGCCACGAACTTCCTCATGGGAGATCCGTTGGGGCGAGGAACCCAGTTGACCCTGCCGGCGGCACTGGTCTGGACCATCAATATCCCGGACCAGGTGAAAAAGCGGCGCGCCATCACCAACGAATCCACCCTGATCAACTGGCAGTCGGGGAAGCGCATGATGTCCTGGAGTCCCAAGCTACGCCTCAAAAAGGAAGGTATCGATTTTCTGATGGAGGCCATCAACACTGGGGATAATGCCCTGGAGATGGCCTTTACCGCGCTGCTTTGGGGACCGGACGCGAAAACGGTCAAGAACGCGTCGGGATCGTTCATCAGCCATGCGGCCAAAGCCGGGTTCGTGATGCTGCCCGACAAGCAGATCGCCCTGCCCATGTTCCTGAACGCCATGCCGTTGTTTCCAGATCGGGAAAGCATGGCCATGACTTTTCGGTACAAATCGGTGGGGACCACCCATGCGGTGGCCGCCTGCCCGGTAATTTCCGACTGGCAGGGCAACAATATGGAGGATAGTCGCCTAAGCCCCGCCTGTTCCGGCACCCTGCTGGTGTCCAGGCGCGGTCATCTGATGGTTTTCGATATCTTCGCCTCGAACTCCGGGCACAATTTCGTGTTGGCCGGCATGACCAGGTCCGGCAAGTCGGTGACGGCGCAGCAGTTGGTCATGGATCAGCTTTCCGTCGGCGCACAGGTCTGGGTGATCGAGGTTGGGCGTTCTTTTGAGAAACTATGCAAGCTGTTTGGCGGGGATCACATCG includes:
- a CDS encoding TrbI/VirB10 family protein; protein product: MKPKEQFKLWWKTQSPERKQKIKFAGLAAGVIGAVVIGTNLSGFHHHQDEEAALKKAEEVSSNKLTVPRAQNITPQSLQAQIASTQKQLKSLTKIIAEENGVKSSQMKDLKGQMSQEVLKEIQENEKKHALQLQNPATQKQIAALTQEIKTLKAEKQQPVYNQVAPGVAPAPSMPVNTWSPAQPIEILGEGGVASSPSTNGIAPPTAPAIPGTPGAHGVPTAPAIAGRRPTVSYHQPKTLKQLGGTVKVSNKKTGIYLPASTILTGVLINGVIAGTGPDSKHNPQIVDIRIKKKAILPNGLRINLENCEVLASGYGSMNERRVFMRTDTLSCVNRRTGNVISAPIHAYVVSSGGHGGVPGKVISHQGPAMLKSFLSGIFSGLGNAIQPNQVDSLSLNPQSGSAQSYQMPSLGYMGGSALAGGISTPAGEISKFYLHEAESELPTIEVNPGVSVSMIIETGVRVHVHGETKGQLAEAQYQSASSISNSPQGGPALTPGESMQSPYGMQSPYAGNGQSSAVRDAFPNQTAAARQSYAIQPGEQQP
- the traV gene encoding type IV conjugative transfer system lipoprotein TraV — translated: MKIRFALASAIIALGGCATSHPCIHGKGGVCVGPRETWGITRHRDQVNPDKRTLKAQNEARKLLHTSPSARDQLPNIHPQTAPSQQTLDGGKAAQYTTGNQPLQAPTGYPKPLLTQPRVLRVWVAPYRGPEGNLHFPGMVYSIIQPQSWTLGHGSSHVPIPVADY
- the dsbG gene encoding thiol:disulfide interchange protein DsbG; the encoded protein is MKLRKTILAGLLAAGVSGAAIAGVPNVGKDFQPGAEAIVAMSHGHAQILKAFHTGVADMDGYAVQLAPGHAMIMYASADGKYLFMGGMFNRKGTNESMKYAHEYLPSADLPKVFTPAAMGTAIQKTAHFLIGKPSAPKTVWMVMDPNCVFCHLTYEHLLPYLKKGAVRIELVPVGFLKPSSLPKAATILASKDPAKAWAYDETHYIMPPTEEGGTVPLKHIPQSDIRTIQANNTWMNQHGIGGTPYLIYRGPKHQWHVVNGMPSDMSSFVAGMG
- a CDS encoding GspE/PulE family protein, whose translation is MEVNRFISTSDHDQDVVDFLNAVYDKAAEKGWSDLHFETLLNGDIEVRARILGQLSIIETLPKHMAHTLDIKMRYRCDLDVADNRLEQDGRFMEECHGRRIDVRYNRVTTTNGFSKVTRLLDSANAGIPIEDLNMPPAVEQMFRAALALREGLILTTGPTGSGKTTTLYAGLGHLNQPTRKIITAEDPVEYRMERVQQIPVGQGTGRTFHTALRAMMRQDPDIILVGEIRDQETAVAAMRAGMTGHLVLSTLHANSAVDTYFRLEDLGVPRHILAASVKIIIAQRIIKIVCPHCAEEHPVEFPEFFTSWGMEPPEAEMVGAGCEACSGVGYISRMALFECIRMTKEFRDALGDREAMQRVADRQPQYQPLAKTALDLVLQKKTNSRALVEGLSDAE
- a CDS encoding thioredoxin domain-containing protein, which produces MRSKRLVGMLSAGLVLFSGLLPAGLLPAGLLPARMAFADGLPGMGIGSAGLAGLPGTSQPGAGMPGFKPYQTVHLGAHLDHSVIEVMAYECPYCMRLETAMLRWSATLPRAIRFDQMPAAIGKRWVPMAQGFYAAAVIDPKAIPRFNAAAFSLVQKQGYAFQDPRTYALAAEEAGIPPSLYREMLGYKGVRQLVYNDEKIMLKTQIVKTPTLIICGRYLINPGDTQGNYSLFFQLANGLVSRCESLDKLKEPSE
- the traC gene encoding type IV secretion system protein TraC, producing MSIVRDQLFRVIHRARPRDFFPWLAVDEKKKLIFMERGYVGAILMCNTLYGADESVVQELSSALSIDFPAGTIIQAVNWNVPDSMDILERFLDRRRGNSDDKGLSDQQKTLINGTAENIHRYFEAAQNRNRVFQDSGVPLTKNLVFFAIKIPVAEFPTDDEIDMVDEKIGSFASTINMMSPYRVDHHIALSLWRRMLHLRHEWEEEFDENALLRDQITGPGDAIEDHESYLSVDHGDGEKDYISVLSIKEFSRPINMLATNFLMGDPLGRGTQLTLPAALVWTINIPDQVKKRRAITNESTLINWQSGKRMMSWSPKLRLKKEGIDFLMEAINTGDNALEMAFTALLWGPDAKTVKNASGSFISHAAKAGFVMLPDKQIALPMFLNAMPLFPDRESMAMTFRYKSVGTTHAVAACPVISDWQGNNMEDSRLSPACSGTLLVSRRGHLMVFDIFASNSGHNFVLAGMTRSGKSVTAQQLVMDQLSVGAQVWVIEVGRSFEKLCKLFGGDHIDLRPEMDVGLNPFTVVGVLDDEISELTAIIGTMISPRGELSDEDLSTVAMAIRSVYGKAGREATPTDVQAYLVAQDNNPRAIAMGKMMNEFTLNGAHGRWFNAPMNVSLNGSRFVNLELMELQRRPQVMLVVLMQMMFAIGKEISSATDKRRRILFVDEASVLLEIQTALDFLEGLARRVAKHQGALGIGIQALSDLYKNEKTRTISAQTAHFLVMRQNADSVAQLENNKQFVIGPSGLAMMKTVRKTKEYAETFLYSEESMAIGRLKLDPYRRVLFATDGPEKEEVVEAMRNGVDPDAAIRQFLAQHPEFSTGEYSGEILDSEDAEEAEKGGKEVEYLGDIAGIAEDVEETKGAA